The region CCTGCGCCCGGACGCCGCCTGGCCGCTGATGAATGTCGGTTTTCAGGACCGGTTCAAGGGGCGGTACCTGCTGATGCTCGATCTGCCCGCGCCACCGGCCGGCTGTCAACGCCAGTCCCTGAAGCTCGAAGGCCAGTTCGACACGGCGGGCGGCGTCCTGAAGTTCCGTGATACGGCCAGAACCCTGACCACTGAATGCACCGGGGCCAGCAAGGCGGGGGCCGTCACCGCCGAGACCAAAGCGCAGTGCCAGATGGTGACCGCGTCATTGCCTGCCGCCCAGCAGGCCAGTATCTACACGCAGTGTCTGGCCGCCCTGTCTTCTGCTGGCGGTGAGACCACGCGCACCACCCAGCAGCAGCCGCTGGAAACCCATACCTACCGCTACCGCCGCTATGACCTGCACCTCAGCACGGATGAACGGGACGGGTCCAATCACCTGCTGTTCCTGGAGGATGAACGAGGGCAAGTTTACGTGTACAGGCGCAGCTGACTCGGCCTGCTCCGGTCAATTGATGGAGCGGGCTCTCAGGTCACCACGGGAATCGGCCCGGACCTGTACGTCGCGCAGGACGCCACCTGCGTCATGGTGGACTTCATGCCGTCAAGCCGATGATCAGCGTGGTGCTGGTGAGGGCCAGCGCAGACGGGGGAGGGCAGAGACGTCCGTGGAACAGGCGCTCAGGAGTGACCTGCCGCCGACATCGCCAGGAACCTGACACGGCCCGTCTGTCCGGCTGGTCACTAGAGCATTTGTCAAAAGTGCTGTCTGCTTTTGACCGAACGGAGTGAGTGAATTTTGCTGAGCATTTGGGAGAATGGAGGCATCAGAAGTCTTTTTTCTGGTGCAGCAATTCGGACAAATGCTCTAGGTGGGCGGCCGACGGGCAGCCACAAAGCACGCTGCGAGGCCAGGTTCCCGGTCTCGGTGCTGGCCCGGGCCTTAACCTTCGCCTCGGGTACGGCCGTCACCGAGGTCACGTTGTCCCGGCTCGAAGGGCGCTGCGCTCAGGCCGACGGGCAAGAGGTCGGTAGGCCGTTTCACGCTGTCGTGCGTCAGCTCGTACGGCGAGTTCACCGACGCCCGTCGTGTCGCCATCCGGCTCTACCGCTAGGGCAGCTCAGATACGTTCCACATCAAATGGAAAGATCCCAGGTCCCCATCCAATGTCTGCAGGTCCACTGGATCCGGCCACAGCACGGTGGGCAGCGGCGCTGGCGCCGGATCCGGCCAGGTGGCCCGCCTCGTGTCGAGCTCCGGCGTGGCCACCTCACGCAGCTCCACCCCGGCCGCCTGCAAGCCAGGCGTAAGCAGTTCCAGCAGTGAGCCCGGTCCAGCCGGACCACTGGCGCTGAGCACCACCGCGTCGCGTGCGCGGGTGAGGGCGACGTACAGCAGCCGGCGCGCCTCGGCCTCCTCACGGGCGCGTCGGCGCGCGGCGATCAGCGTCCACGCGACCGTCGGCTCGTCGCCCTGGCGCAGCCCCACCCCCAGTTCGCTGTCCACGAGTACATCGCCCGCCCCATGCGGCGCGCTCCAGCCCAGATCGGCCACGATCACCACCGGCCACTCCAGCCCCTTGCTCGAGTGCATGGTGGACAGCACAACGGCGTCACCGGCCTCCAGGACTGGACGGGGCACGTCCACGCCCGCGCGCAGCGTCTCGCGGAGGGCCAGCACAACGCTGAACGTCTCGTCGCTGCCGCGCTCGAGCTCCCGCACCAGTTCGGTCAGGCCCCGCCAGTCCGCCAGCCGCCGCCCGGCGTTCCACAGGTTGGCCAGCACCGCCGTGTAGCCTGTCAGCCGGTTCGCCCATTGCAGCAGGGTGCTGGGCGGCTCGGATCGGCACCGCCGCTGCAACTCACGGAACAGCTCCTGGGCTCGTCCGAGCCGCTGATCTGCCGAGCACTCCAGCGCGCGGAACCAGTCGTCGTCCTCATCACGGGTGCGGGCGAGGTCCGCGATGGCCGCGTCACTCACGCCGCACAGCGGGGAGCGCAACGTGGTCACCAGCGCCGCCGGGTCATGCAGGGCCACCGCCGCCAGCAACGCCAGCCCGTCCCGGGCTTCCGGCGTATCCAGCAGGGAACCGCCGCCCGCCTCGTGCACCGTGGCCGGTCCGTCCAGCAGCGCCCGCACCCGGGCCGCCAGATGTGCCGCCTCGGCAGCGCGCGTGCGGGCT is a window of Deinococcus radiopugnans ATCC 19172 DNA encoding:
- a CDS encoding 3'-5' exonuclease, with product MGTANRVFAALLGPLHVPLSAERDGGPGPSIEAWQLEETRPKARTRAAEAAHLAARVRALLDGPATVHEAGGGSLLDTPEARDGLALLAAVALHDPAALVTTLRSPLCGVSDAAIADLARTRDEDDDWFRALECSADQRLGRAQELFRELQRRCRSEPPSTLLQWANRLTGYTAVLANLWNAGRRLADWRGLTELVRELERGSDETFSVVLALRETLRAGVDVPRPVLEAGDAVVLSTMHSSKGLEWPVVIVADLGWSAPHGAGDVLVDSELGVGLRQGDEPTVAWTLIAARRRAREEAEARRLLYVALTRARDAVVLSASGPAGPGSLLELLTPGLQAAGVELREVATPELDTRRATWPDPAPAPLPTVLWPDPVDLQTLDGDLGSFHLMWNVSELP